A stretch of Colletotrichum lupini chromosome 2, complete sequence DNA encodes these proteins:
- a CDS encoding FAD binding domain-containing protein — protein sequence MMLSHLSLPSAGTTTATLLLLFSGAQGQQMMANNGTQGPSGFPACDALVAANLSHVIHFPSSPLYQTLVQNGSYAISTRKQPWCFVLPSTAAEVSKTLTALQSAGDGAGDWHVAIRSGGHGGDNQNNIVDGVTIDLTHLNTTTYDADTNVAHVGTGARWGAVYAALEKDGVLVTGGRESVVGVGGLLLGGGISWYTARTGFACDSVVNYEVVLASGEIVNANASANSDLWRALKGGSSNFGIVTRFDLAAFPAENLHMETKTFSREHAGELVDAVARFADLDRSFQDNAVLLVVTYDPETEASIWRATKVNTMNKANSAAFDAFDRIPTSAPTMEKSVTLVEAANSTALSGKNRNAGAGALTAVNDPRVLRYCIEQHEGLVADMKALLGPKNFTTILDFQPIPSYFADIGVQKGGNMLGLERDARNKILFVMGVTLLGSNSEELFPRVYQHVAAANKRIEDFSKSVGSDTELRYLPYADSRQDAIGSYGKANVEHIRKVAEEYDPEGFFQYRVPGGFKISRV from the exons ATGATGCTTTCTCACTTATCCCTACCGTCAGCGGGCACTACGACTGCCACACTGCTACTGCTGTTTAGCGGTGCGCAAGGGCAACAAATGATGGCGAATAACGGCACCCAAGGCCCCTCCGGCTTCCCTGCA TGTGACGCCCTCGTGGCCGCCAACTTATCCCACGTCATTCACTTTCCGTCTTCTCCCCTCTACCAAACCCTCGTTCAGAACGGCTCTTACGCTATCTCCACCCGAAAACAACCTTGGTGCTTCGTTCTTCCGAGCACCGCCGCTGAGGTCTCCAAAACTCTTACCGCTCTTCAATCCGCCGGTGATGGTGCCGGAGACTGGCATGTGGCCATCCGCAGCGGCGGACACGGGGGTGATAATCAGAACAACATTGTCGACGGTGTGACCATCGACTTGACCCACCTCAACACCACCACGTACGACGCAGATACCAACGTCGCACACGTCGGGACCGGGGCGCGATGGGGTGCTGTGTACGCCGCGTTAGAAAAGGACGGAGTCTTGGTGACGGGCGGAAGAGAATCTGTCGTAGGCGTGGGTGGACTTCTTCTCGGCGGTGGCATCTCGTGGTACACGGCGCGTACGGGCTTCGCCTGTGACAGTGTCGTCAACTACGAGGTGGTCCTAGCGAGCGGGGAGATCGTCAATGCCAACGCGTCGGCTAATTCGGACCTATGGCGGGCTCTGAAGGGAGGCAGCAGCAACTTCGGTATCGTCACTCGCTTCGATCTCGCAGCGTTTCCGGCTGAGAACTTGCACATGGAGACGAAGACCTTTAGCCGAGAGCACGCCGGTGAGCTCGTGGATGCGGTTGCTCGTTTCGCCGATTTGGACCGGTCGTTCCAGGACAATGCGGTGCTCCTTGTCGTCACTTACGATCCAGAAACCGAAGCCAGCATATGGAGGGCGACTAAGGTCAACACCATGAACAAGGCCAACAGTGCAGCATTCGACGCCTTCGACCGCATCCCGACGTCAGCACCGACTATGGAGAAGTCGGTGACGCTTGTCGAGGCTGCTAACAGTACCGCGCTGTCCGGCAAGAATCG AAACGCTGGAGCTGGGGCTTTGACCGCAGTTAACGATCCAAGAGTCCTGCGGTACTGCATCGAACAGCATGAGGGCCTCGTCGCAGACATGAAGGCTCTCCTCGGACCAAAGAACTTTACCACGATTCTCGACTTCCAGCCAATCCCGTCATACTTTGCCGATATTGGCGTGCAGAAGGGGGGCAACATGCTCGGACTCGAGCGAGACGCGCGCAACAAGATTCTTTTCGTCATGGGAGTGACTCTACTAGGATCAAACAGCGAAGAGCTCTTCCCGCGGGTTTATCAGCACGTTGCAGCCGCAAACAAGAGAATTGAAGACTTCTCAAAGTCAGTTGGTAGCGACACTGAGCTCAGATACCTTCCCTATGCGGACTCTAGGCAAGATGCAATTGGAAGTTACGGAAAAGCCAATGTGGAGCACATCCGAAAAGTTGCGGAGGAGTATGACCCCGAGGGCTTCTTCCAGTACAGGGTTCCAGGCGGCTTCAAGATCAGCCGAGTTTGA